One part of the Acinetobacter sp. XS-4 genome encodes these proteins:
- the ghy gene encoding glycosyl hydrolase Ghy, producing the protein MLNRLIQKKWYKYQQAKKAKSFDSHWYMRFGWLEQPFTTLEQLDSLFEIHSPKKFTFADSFYAYENGRHFIFFEEVDDKHPVGFLSVLEVFKDGTYAPPETILKLDYHLSYPCVFKVKDTWYMIPETSANKTIELWKCTEFPLKWEKHSNLIENIEAVDSTPFYHEGLWYLFTSTRRDCKKFGDRLDLFFTEDILNPNWQEHPMNPVCRGSQQFRMAGKPFICKGQLVRPSQDSLKRYGGNIELKAITQLSPTAYEEKLLEVVLPDWNQADDGCHTINVEDNFVVLDAIRLTPKNN; encoded by the coding sequence ATGCTAAATCGCCTGATTCAAAAAAAATGGTACAAATACCAACAAGCAAAAAAAGCAAAATCTTTTGACTCTCATTGGTATATGCGTTTTGGCTGGTTAGAACAACCGTTTACAACACTTGAGCAATTAGATTCTCTCTTTGAGATCCACTCCCCTAAAAAGTTTACATTTGCAGATAGCTTTTATGCTTATGAAAATGGTCGTCATTTCATTTTCTTTGAAGAAGTAGATGACAAACATCCAGTAGGCTTTCTTTCGGTCTTAGAAGTTTTTAAAGATGGCACTTACGCACCACCCGAGACAATCTTAAAGCTCGACTACCACCTTTCTTATCCTTGTGTATTCAAAGTAAAAGATACTTGGTACATGATCCCAGAAACTTCTGCCAACAAGACGATTGAACTTTGGAAATGTACTGAATTTCCACTGAAATGGGAAAAGCATTCTAATCTGATTGAGAATATCGAAGCAGTCGACAGCACACCTTTTTATCATGAAGGCTTATGGTATCTTTTTACTTCAACGCGTCGTGATTGTAAGAAATTTGGTGATCGTTTAGATCTATTCTTTACCGAAGATATTTTAAATCCGAACTGGCAAGAGCACCCAATGAACCCAGTGTGCCGAGGCAGTCAGCAGTTCCGTATGGCGGGTAAACCTTTTATTTGTAAAGGGCAACTGGTTCGACCAAGCCAAGATTCGTTAAAACGTTATGGCGGCAATATCGAATTAAAAGCGATTACTCAGCTTAGCCCGACAGCTTATGAAGAAAAATTACTAGAAGTAGTTTTACCAGACTGGAATCAAGCAGATGACGGTTGTCATACCATTAATGTCGAAGATAACTTCGTAGTACTTGATGCCATTCGCCTTACACCAAAAAATAATTAA